The following proteins are co-located in the Corynebacterium aquilae DSM 44791 genome:
- a CDS encoding acylphosphatase codes for MTATEAPADSTRLTAFVHGRVQGVGFRWWTRSQAMELGLQGSATNLPDGRVCVVVEGENDAVREMLTRLREPKTHSGRPGCVQTVVEQWAKPRGVEGFDMR; via the coding sequence ATGACTGCAACCGAAGCCCCCGCAGACTCCACTCGACTCACCGCCTTCGTTCACGGTCGTGTCCAAGGTGTCGGTTTTCGTTGGTGGACCCGCAGCCAGGCCATGGAATTAGGACTCCAAGGATCCGCAACGAACCTGCCAGACGGGCGAGTCTGCGTCGTCGTCGAAGGCGAAAACGATGCGGTTCGCGAAATGCTCACCAGACTGCGGGAGCCTAAAACCCACAGTGGGCGGCCCGGATGCGTACAAACAGTCGTAGAACAATGGGCCAAGCCCCGCGGTGTCGAAGGCTTCGACATGCGCTAA
- the smc gene encoding chromosome segregation protein SMC, with the protein MHLKSLTLKGFKSFASATTLKFEPGICAVVGPNGSGKSNVVDALAWVMGEQGAKTLRGGKMEDVIFAGAGDRKPLGRAEVTLTIDNSDGALPIDYTEVSVTRRMFRDGASEYEINGAKARLMDIQELLSDSGIGREMHVIVGQGRLASILEARPEDRRAFIEEAAGVLKHRRRKEKAQRKLVGMQTNLDRLQDLTGELGKQLKPLARQAEAASKAATVQAELRAARLALGADRLIRLSETEKKAAATFEEITARLETAHTTANAAVEARDELDAQLQALTPQAEQAQRAYFDLTALAERISATGRIARERANNHLGVEEYRGPDPAQLAARAERAEEEYARLQQEVEVASSRLESIQEEAASAQEAAEAADKEHMAQLRAIADRREGVVRLLAAEESLAARVEQATHDATRMAQEAQEAKTRVTELTTQLHAAEETLAAAETARQPLVAAVEAATAETRGAKQRLEEIRSLERDAERKVSRLESRIETLQTQMPKAAAAELLGDAFGPLSDHLTVDPTHTQAVTAALGNVATGIIGPLDPDTVENTAHASCERTIVIAEDTTATGDTTTWNIDATLPTGCSWLHTHIHLKASAAPIARMLADIVLADDLATARAAVATDERLRAVTPDGQLVGAGWLTIGQTTPTPVDVAGTIATARTELEKLTTSLNDHAGTLAGAQAASEELAVAQATAQAALHEHDLTLSQARSDTTRISNELDFAKRAHNRAQQREQQALDTRATAEKELADTRDRLARVEHTDEPEEPTTAARDTAQETLAQIKAMEMEARLALRTAQDRAEQTKNQAASLNRQAQQEKLAAQRHAENMARRAKKAELASVIAELADDIAHRAQLAVEQASERKDDVDFERKQLITELSQAKDKASALTQEAARLSSSAHDAEIALSQAQVRREQAEASIVEQLGLPAETIISEHAPGPDFDRSATQAAAKKAEKDLAALGKVNPLALEEYKALQERYDFLATQLADVEQARKDLKQVIVDVDEKILNLFTEAWLDVEKAFPEVFSTLFPGGEGRLELTDPQDMLTTGIEVHARPPGKRVTRLSLLSGGEKSLTALALLVAIFKARPSPFYVMDEVEAALDDVNLRRLIALFEQLRASSQLIVITHQKPTMDVANVLYGVTMRGDGVTRVISQRMNPVTTD; encoded by the coding sequence GTGCACCTGAAATCGTTGACCCTCAAAGGCTTTAAGTCCTTCGCGTCAGCGACGACCCTAAAATTCGAACCCGGCATCTGCGCCGTGGTCGGGCCCAACGGTTCCGGAAAATCCAACGTCGTCGACGCGCTCGCCTGGGTGATGGGCGAACAAGGCGCAAAAACACTGCGCGGCGGAAAGATGGAAGACGTCATCTTCGCCGGTGCCGGCGACCGCAAACCACTGGGGCGTGCGGAAGTCACCCTCACCATCGACAACTCCGACGGCGCGCTGCCCATCGACTACACCGAAGTCTCCGTCACCCGCCGCATGTTCCGCGACGGCGCCAGCGAATACGAAATCAACGGCGCCAAAGCCCGCTTGATGGACATCCAAGAGCTGCTCTCCGACTCCGGCATCGGTCGCGAAATGCACGTCATCGTCGGCCAAGGCCGCCTCGCCTCAATCCTGGAAGCCCGCCCCGAAGACCGACGCGCTTTCATCGAAGAAGCAGCCGGCGTCCTCAAACACCGACGCCGCAAAGAAAAAGCCCAACGCAAACTCGTGGGCATGCAAACCAACCTGGACCGCCTCCAGGATCTGACAGGCGAACTAGGCAAACAACTCAAACCCCTCGCCCGCCAAGCAGAGGCCGCCAGCAAAGCCGCCACCGTACAAGCCGAACTGCGCGCCGCCCGCCTAGCCCTCGGCGCAGACCGACTCATCCGGCTCTCAGAGACAGAAAAGAAAGCCGCCGCCACCTTCGAGGAAATCACAGCGCGCCTAGAAACCGCGCACACAACAGCCAACGCCGCCGTAGAAGCCCGCGACGAACTCGACGCCCAGCTCCAAGCCCTCACTCCCCAAGCCGAACAAGCACAACGCGCCTACTTCGACCTCACCGCGCTCGCAGAACGCATCTCCGCCACCGGGCGCATTGCCCGCGAACGCGCCAACAACCACCTAGGCGTCGAAGAATACCGCGGACCCGACCCCGCGCAACTGGCTGCCCGCGCCGAACGCGCCGAAGAAGAATACGCGCGCCTCCAACAAGAAGTCGAAGTAGCTTCCTCACGACTGGAATCCATCCAAGAAGAAGCCGCCTCCGCCCAAGAAGCCGCCGAAGCAGCCGACAAAGAACACATGGCACAGCTGCGCGCGATCGCCGACCGGCGCGAAGGCGTCGTCCGACTCCTCGCCGCCGAAGAATCCCTCGCAGCCCGAGTCGAACAAGCCACCCATGACGCCACCCGCATGGCCCAAGAAGCCCAAGAAGCCAAAACCCGCGTCACCGAACTGACCACCCAACTCCACGCCGCCGAAGAAACCCTCGCCGCAGCCGAAACCGCCCGACAACCACTCGTCGCAGCCGTCGAAGCCGCCACCGCCGAAACCCGCGGCGCCAAACAACGACTCGAAGAAATCCGCAGCCTCGAACGCGACGCAGAACGCAAAGTCTCCCGGCTCGAATCCCGCATCGAAACACTCCAAACCCAAATGCCCAAAGCCGCCGCCGCGGAACTCCTCGGCGACGCCTTCGGCCCCCTCAGCGACCACCTCACAGTCGACCCCACCCACACCCAAGCCGTCACCGCCGCCCTCGGAAACGTCGCCACCGGCATCATCGGCCCCCTCGACCCCGACACCGTCGAAAACACCGCACACGCCTCCTGCGAACGCACCATCGTCATCGCAGAAGACACCACCGCCACCGGCGACACCACCACCTGGAACATCGACGCCACCCTGCCCACAGGATGCAGCTGGCTACACACCCACATCCACCTCAAAGCCAGCGCCGCACCCATCGCCCGCATGCTCGCAGACATCGTCCTCGCAGACGACCTCGCCACCGCCCGCGCCGCAGTAGCCACCGACGAAAGACTCCGCGCCGTCACCCCAGACGGCCAACTCGTCGGCGCCGGATGGCTCACCATCGGCCAAACCACCCCCACCCCCGTCGACGTCGCCGGCACCATCGCCACCGCCCGCACCGAACTCGAAAAACTCACCACCAGCCTCAACGACCACGCCGGAACCCTCGCCGGCGCCCAAGCCGCCAGCGAAGAACTCGCCGTCGCCCAAGCCACCGCCCAAGCCGCACTCCACGAACACGACCTCACCCTCAGCCAAGCCCGCAGCGACACCACCCGCATCAGCAACGAACTCGACTTCGCCAAACGCGCCCACAACCGCGCCCAACAACGCGAACAACAAGCACTCGACACCCGGGCAACCGCCGAAAAAGAACTCGCCGACACCCGCGACCGACTCGCCCGCGTCGAGCACACAGACGAACCCGAAGAACCCACCACCGCAGCCCGCGACACCGCCCAAGAAACCCTCGCCCAAATCAAAGCGATGGAAATGGAAGCCCGCCTCGCGCTACGCACCGCCCAAGACCGGGCAGAACAAACCAAAAACCAAGCAGCCAGCCTCAACCGTCAAGCCCAACAAGAAAAACTAGCCGCCCAACGACACGCAGAAAACATGGCGCGCCGGGCTAAAAAAGCAGAACTCGCCAGCGTCATCGCCGAGCTGGCCGACGACATCGCGCACCGCGCCCAACTCGCCGTGGAGCAAGCCAGCGAACGCAAAGACGACGTCGATTTTGAACGCAAACAGCTGATCACCGAGCTGAGCCAAGCTAAAGACAAAGCCAGCGCCCTGACCCAGGAAGCAGCGCGCCTATCCAGCAGCGCACACGACGCAGAAATCGCATTGTCCCAAGCACAAGTGCGCCGCGAACAAGCCGAAGCGTCCATCGTCGAACAGCTGGGACTGCCCGCAGAAACCATCATCTCCGAGCACGCCCCCGGGCCAGACTTCGACCGCAGCGCCACCCAAGCCGCCGCTAAAAAAGCCGAAAAAGACCTCGCCGCCCTCGGCAAAGTCAACCCCTTGGCCCTGGAAGAATACAAAGCCCTCCAGGAGCGCTACGACTTCCTTGCCACCCAACTTGCCGACGTCGAACAAGCCCGAAAAGACCTCAAGCAAGTCATCGTTGACGTCGACGAAAAGATCCTCAACCTGTTCACCGAAGCATGGTTGGATGTCGAAAAGGCCTTCCCCGAGGTCTTCTCCACCCTGTTTCCCGGGGGAGAAGGCCGGCTGGAGCTCACCGACCCACAGGACATGCTCACCACCGGCATCGAAGTACACGCCCGGCCCCCAGGAAAACGCGTCACCCGACTGTCGTTGCTATCCGGTGGCGAAAAATCACTCACCGCGCTGGCGTTGCTGGTCGCCATCTTCAAAGCGCGCCCCAGCCCCTTCTACGTCATGGACGAGGTCGAAGCCGCCCTCGACGACGTCAACCTGCGCCGCCTGATTGCCCTGTTTGAGCAGCTGCGAGCCAGCTCGCAGCTCATCGTGATCACCCACCAAAAACCCACCATGGATGTCGCCAACGTGCTCTACGGCGTGACCATGCGTGGCGACGGCGTCACCCGGGTGATCAGCCAGCGCATGAATCCCGTCACCACCGACTAA
- a CDS encoding 5' nucleotidase, NT5C type, with the protein MKTRPARPVLGVDLDGVCMDYSQAFRPFAARWLRVPEQNLGDQQTYDIATAWGFKDHWDYLACHTDAVSKHMFATGPVIPGAAEAMQKISDAGVHIRIVTHRLLVAGHHQIAISDTAKWLDDNGFPYRSLCFTGLKDSVDADLYIEDAPTNIAALKKQGIESIIVDQPYNRDVAGLRIIDWAEDYPVVLRRLEELVDGFRAH; encoded by the coding sequence ATGAAAACTCGACCCGCACGCCCCGTTCTAGGAGTCGACCTCGACGGGGTCTGCATGGACTACTCCCAAGCCTTTCGCCCCTTCGCCGCCCGCTGGCTGCGCGTGCCCGAGCAAAACCTCGGCGACCAACAAACCTACGACATCGCCACGGCATGGGGATTCAAAGACCACTGGGACTACCTGGCCTGTCACACAGACGCAGTCAGTAAACACATGTTTGCAACAGGCCCGGTCATCCCCGGGGCAGCAGAAGCCATGCAGAAAATCTCTGATGCAGGCGTACACATCCGCATCGTCACCCACCGACTCCTGGTTGCCGGCCACCACCAAATCGCCATCAGCGACACCGCGAAATGGTTAGACGACAACGGCTTTCCCTACAGATCCCTCTGCTTCACCGGACTCAAAGACTCCGTCGATGCAGACCTATACATCGAAGACGCACCAACAAACATTGCGGCCTTGAAAAAGCAAGGGATCGAATCAATCATCGTCGACCAGCCATACAACCGCGATGTTGCTGGCCTTCGAATCATCGACTGGGCCGAAGACTATCCGGTGGTGCTGCGCAGGTTGGAAGAACTCGTCGACGGATTTCGTGCACACTAG